The genomic interval ACCTTTGTGACCAACACCACAAAGTGCTGGAGGGAGTGTGGATGTAAAGCAATGAGGAAGATGAATAGCCTTCAGTGTTCTTTCAATAATACAATATTGAATAACCCTATATTCGTTAAGTGTTGAGTCAAATTGGATCAAGTTTCATCGTTGTCTACAAAATAATTTGTTTCTCCCTGGTGATCACCAAATACAATTAATCTAGTCCTCCACATGAGAGGAAATAGTCAGATAAAGAGAAGGCATGTCTGCTCGCCCTCATCCTCATTACAAATTGCAATGCCAGAACTCAcacgttgttgttgttattacaACAGGAAATCATGGTGGATGAGGAGGACATATTTGACCTTGTATGCTTCTTCAGAGCAGAGCTTGGTCGATGTTTAGAGTCTAAAATTGGGCATGTGAGTCTGGCTGAGTTTTGCTATAGGGAGAGAAAAGCATCGGCACATGGAGGTTAACATCCACAGAGAGGCCCAGCATTCCAGCTGAGTGACTCCTTCTCTACACGCAAACATTCGCAGACACAGACTCGTCCTTTCCAAGGTCTGATCCCACTCCACGTATAGGAAgcactttatatataaatgagttgatctcaaagtaaaaatgaagGTTTTCAAAATGCCttgatgggagagagagagcgagaaggtCAGACAGACGCTCAGGCACACTCGGCCAGTGAAATGAAGGGATTACAGCTCTGTGGGCCGGTTGTAAGACGTTCATGTCAGTCTGGAAGCTTTACACGCTGTCAGTCTGCGTTCCCTACATCACGAAACTGAACTAAAGAGCTTTGAAAGTTCTTTAGGTGAATTACAACTGGACTGAGCTCCTTAGCTCCTGCAAcgaaatgtgtgtctgttgaaACACTATCATCTTCAGAGATAGGATGGATATTCATTATATGAGCACCGGATTCATCAGGAGGGGAATAAGCTGGACTGATCACAGGAACATCTGGACTCCATCCAGCATGTATGTAAGCATGTGAATGTTGAAACATCTGAGTTACTAGCTAACCAATTCTTTTATCATGATGCACAAATATTTATTCAGGTGTAGAAAGGAGAAACTGTTGTATCACCTGGTCCACCTGGTGCTCTTTGACCCTGATCCAGtttcctaacacacacacacactaactgtATTGATGTTAAAAGAACCGTGGCTGGACTGCACCTGGTGCTGTTTGAAAAGAGGAAGTCGTTTCTATTCTGTTGCTCTGATAATCTttatcacacacatgcacaccataTAACCCAGAACAGACAGAGGCAGACCCATTCACTCCCTCATGCTGTTTCACAGCTATCTCACATTCTTGCCAAAGACAGTGTTGTTCAATGCTCGGAAAATGATTAGGCTAGTGGAAATATTGACTCTCTGAAATGCAGGATTATACTGTTTATCCACTataagggaaaaaaaaactcaggACTGACAGGAGAAAAGCATTATATGCACTTCCTGCTTTTCATCTTCTTTACCCCGAGACAAACATCATGACTCAATTGACAAAACCCTTGTGGACAGTTTCACTGAACCGCATGAGCCCGTTTGTCGCATGTGCAGTTTTTATCATCCATAAAAAGCCTATTTACAAAACACTCGGCCTCACTCGGAGCACGTGCCAACCCTCATAAACTTCCACAGACTCCGAGACCGAAAAACCCATTATTATGGAAATAGTCATACTGTGAGAAAAGTGATCTTTTGAAAGATAGTGGAGACAAATGATCCCATTGCATTAAAATAGTGTGGCAGACTCGTGACATCAGGATTACATGGCATGGTCCTGAGTCCCAAACTCTCCCGATCATGAGACTAttgctttaaaaagaaaagatttgcCCAATGGAGATAATTTGCTGTTAATTTGCTTCAGGGAGAAACGTAAAACTTTCTGTGTTagcacacatttaaatatagtGTGCCAGTACACTGCAAAGGAAAATAAGAGTAGAAAAGAAGGGCAGTGGGAAGGCGTAATGGCTCCAGGGTCCTGCTAAAATTAAACACTACTGCAGGGCTCCTTGTGCCTGATGCTTTTTACACACAATCTCACGCACAGGCACATAAACACTCACAGTGATAGCAAGAGCTCTTAAGGCATTACAGCCTGTGCCGTCTGTTGCTGCGGCACACGTGCGTAAAGCCATCCTTTCTTCCCCTTTATCtatctccctccacctcttttCCTCTGTTGTCTTCATTGCACACGTGTCACTAGAGCTGAGAGACAGATGGCATCCTGCTAACCTCAGGGACAAACCCCTTCAATGCAGAGAGAGAATCTATGttacacagacgcacaaaacaAGAACTAGACGATGTTAAAGGGTAAACTGTGGAGAAGGAACAGTTTCCATTAAAACACCAAAGAAAATACCACAACCTTCAATCATCAACTCCACATTAAAGACAATATGACTAAGGATGAATGGATTAAGGAGGAGAAAATCCTTTTAGAATTCCCTTAAAATGACTCATCCTGGTGAGAGCACTGTCAGCCATTTTCTATAGCTGACATGTGGTCATTATGTGGTCGGCCGTCCTTCACACCCAACACTGAACACATTGAAAGGAGGATCTACAAATGATAATTAGGAACGGGAACACCACACTCATGTGATGCAGAGGCCTGGAGCCGATAACCAAAAGTTCAGAGGACAACAGGAAGTCAGGGGTCAGGCCACTGACCCACTGGATTCCTGTTTTTCAGTCACCGCTTTATTCTTTGACTctctccccccacccctctcaCCATTTTCGTTCCTTGGCCCTTttcctctcaccctcctcccacctctcccCCTGTCATCCTGTTCCCCTCAGTCTCTCAGCTATTCCACTGAGCCAACACTGCAGGACCTATTTTCATCTGTTGTCTCCACCTCTCCATCTGCTAGAAGCACTTATGTTCCCCCCTTTCCCCTTTCTTCAGCCATCTTCATCTTTGTTCTTTCGGAATATTTCACTCAATCTGCATCTTTACCATAAAGAACAGTTCTTCTCAACCAGTTTAGTGACTGAAAGGGAGAGACCTCATTTCCAACCAAGGGGTAgtataaaatattaaagattCTTCTCTCTGCCCAAATCTGTCATGTGGAAGCCTTAAGAGCTTTTTCTCCATGTGGAAATAATACATATAAGATACTGCAGCGCTGCGTGCCTGAGGAAACCAAGGTTAGTACTACTACTCCACTGTCAGGAGTCAAAGCACCAAAACAGATATAAATATGATATGTGATGTTTTCAGATACTCGACAACCCATACATCCACATGCTTCTCTAACATCCATATTCATCCAAACCGAAACACCTGTATTGTTTAGGTCACACCTTTGCAAATTCAACCAATGCAATTCCCTCTCTCCAACTTGAGCCCTCACCTCATTGACTGAGTTCATAAGGTGCTTCCTGCTGAGTGTCATGTTGAGCGTGTTGTTTTGACTCAGCATTGGCGTCTTCATAAATACAAAGTCACTCCGGCTGGATAGGGTGGAGTAGCACGGCCTGTAAGTGCGAGTGTTTGGATCCTGGGAGcctcccaccacctccatgTAGCGTATGGGTCCATCGCTGTTGAGCTGCAGGTGCAGGTCCTTGCTCGGCCTCTGATGGTAGCGGCTGGACCTGTGGCTGTCGTAACAGCAAGAGTCGCAGGAGTCATCCAGGCCCGGGGTCCGGTGCCTTAGGCAGCGTATCATGAGGGCAACAAAGGTGATGAAGGAGACAGCTGATACACAGGCTAGAGAGATGATCAGGTACAAGGTGATGTCTGACATCCCTGTGCGGTGGTAAAAGGGCGTGTGGCGAGGGCTTGCTGGTGCATCGACGGCtgtgctcttctcctccacggTTACTGTAATGTTCACAGAACAAGACTTGGGCGGTTCACCATTGTCCTGGATGATAACCAAAATGTCATAGGCTGagccctcttcctcctcggccCATTTGCGGGCTGTGCGGAGCTCACCTGTGTGTGGCCCGATACGAAACATTCCAGCATTTGGTCCCAGGGCTATGGAGTAAAACAGCCATGCATTGTGCCCACTGTCTGCATCCACCCCTACAAGTTTATTTATGAGGTGCCCTGGGCCTGCAGATGGGGGCACAACAAGCTGTAATCCTTTCTCTTTTGGGTAGGAGGGATATACAATCACTGGTGCATTGTCATTCACATCcaccacaaacacatgcacggtGACATTAGCGGTCCGTGGGGGCACCCCAGCATCCCGGGCCTGCACCTCAATACGGAAAGCATTGAGCTGCTCATGATCCAGAGAGCGCATGCTGTGGATGTGACCATTGTCTGGGTTAATGTAGACATAAGAAGCAATGGGTGAGCCCTGGACCATGCTGGGAAGGATGGAGTACGATATGCGAGCATTGTCCCCGAGGTCTGGGTCAGTGGCTGAAACAGCTGCGATGGGAGCACTGGGAGCGTTGCTCTCTGGGATGTCCACAGAGTATTTATCCTGAGAGAAAGTTGGAGCATTGTCATTCACATCAGAGAGCTCCACCACGAAGGTGATCTGTGATGAGAGGCGTGGTGAACCCGCGTCAGTGGCCCTGATGACCACTGTGTACTCTGGGACAGTCTCACGGTCCAAGTTGCCAGCTGTGATGAGGCTGTAATGCATGCCAAAGGCTGGAATAAGTTTAAATGGCAAACCTGGTTGGACAGTCAATGTAACCTCTCCATTCACACCCGAGTCCAGGTCCCGGGCACTAATGAGAGCTATTGCTGTCTCTGATGCCGAGTCCTCTCTAATAGGACTGGTCAGTGACGTCAGCGTGACCTCTGGTGCGTTGTCATTCACATCAACAATGTCCACTAGGACGTTACATGAGCCCTCCATAGCAGGAGAGCCCCCATCTCTGGCCTGCACTGTGATGTGGTACGCGGTGGCCTTCTCATAGTCCACATGGCCCTTCACACGGATCTCCCCGCTTTTAGAATCCACACTGAAGAGTCGGAGAACCCCCTCCGGTGTATATTtactaaaaagaaaagagatttCTCCATTGTTGCCGGAATCCGCGTCAGTTGCGTTCAGCTTTGTTATTAAAGTGCCCAGTGCAACATTTTCTAATAGTCTAACTTTATTCACTGGTTCGTCAAAGACGGGCGCATTGTCATTTACATCCAGAACTTTAATGAGCATAAGGGTTGAGCCAGATTTCTCCGGCTGCCCCCCGTCCACAGCTGTGAGCATCAGGCGAAACTTGGCCAGCGTCTCCCTGTCCAGAGGTTTGTCCACCACGAGCTCTGGAAACTTACTGCCGTCGCTTTTAGTTTCCACGTTCAAAGTAAAAAAGTCATTCGCTGCGAGATGGTACGTGCGTAACGAGTTGGTCCCCACGTCCGGGTCGTGCGCGCTCTCCAAGCGGAACCGTGTGCCCGGCGCGGCCGCCTCGGAGATCTCCAAGGAAATGTTGCTGGTGGGAAAGTGCGGCGCGTTGTCATTCACATCCAGAATCTCCACCACCACGCGAAGGATCTCTAATGGATCATCCAGAACTATCTGAAGGTGGAGCGTGCACGTTAAACTCAGCTCGCACATTCGCTCCCGGTCTATACTTTGTTTGATGACCAGATCGCCGGTCGCCTGCTTCACCTCGAAGTACTGAGTGGAGGAATCCGAGACCACCCGCAGCCTCCTCTGGTCGATCCGCTGGGCAGTCAGACCCAAATCTTGTGCGATATTCCCAACGACGGAGCCCGGGCTTAGTTCCTCCGATACGGAATAGCTGAGCTGGGCGGACGCACAGGAGAGGCCGGCGAGATACAAGCAAAGGCTCCACAGCCTCCCTCCTCTGGAGCGCGTCCTCTGCCCGGGGTCCATTGTGCTGCGCTCCGAGGATCCGGGGGAAAGTTTCTAACTTCTTCTCTCACCGTAACGGATCCATGGTAGTTTCACAACCAGCCTGTCCCTCTGGAGGGCGAACATTTCCGTTTTAAAAACAGGGCGATGGGAAGTTTTGAAGTGATCATGACGGCCGACGTGAGAGAGAAAACGAGGGCGaaaatcaaagtttttttttcctccgtcTCCGCTGAAACTCTGCTCTGTCTCCGCcgcctcacccccccctcatGGGCGGGGAGAGGCCACTGAGGGCCTCCCCTCTCATTGGAGGACAGGGCTGGACCAGGGCTgtcacacagctcacacactccctcacacacTCCCTCACCCATTGAAAACTTTATTCAGTCACTCCACTTCCACCGAGAGGCGAGTACCAGTCTCACAGCTCAGAGGTGGGAGAGGACAATGCCGAGGGGAAAGCAGGAGGAAGTATCGGTGCTTTTTCTTGGATAATGAAAAATTGCATTTGCACAGAGTTTGGAAGTGAATTTAgtgttacagacacacacacacacgcacgaacAAGCACGCTCCCAATAAGTGCTCCTTAGAGCAGTAAGAGGTGGCTGTTATTTATAGCGATGCCATTCGTAACCGCGGGGGGGCATAGTTTCCAAAGTGGTTTTTGCCCTGAAACCCAAGCGCACATCAAAGTGAAGCTGGAGTCAAACTTCATTGGGCCATAAAGTGAAGTCGTTCTATTGAAAATACTTTCAAATAAATCACAGCTATAAAAATGCCAACGTAATGTAGCTCAAACTAAAGTGCATTTATGAAAGAACAATAAAGTAAAATCATTGCTGCAGACAATACAACAGGACATTATTGGAGTTAGAATGAATGGACAAAAGAGGAAAGTTggagaaaatattgaaataataaCCTGgacatgaacattttaaattaactgtTTTATTCCAGTATAAAGAGGTGCCAAATGAAATTAGGATActttatataataaaaagtCACTCGTTTACTAAAGTTATAGCCATTTATAATAGAGAAATATTACTAAGAAAATTGTGACATTTCTATGCGATGACCCTAGAGAAGGTGTGCCACCTGGTTTTCGTTGTTTAGAAgcaccacacaaacaaaattaGTAAAATTCTGTTGATGAAACTTCTACAAACACAATTTTAGGAATGGCCTTTTCGTTTTCTGCTCACCTGCTGGCTCTCAAAGGTCCAGGTGCTGTCCGGTAAAGACGCATCCAGGACGCTGATCACCTCCTTAAAGTCAGTGGTGCTGCTGGGCTTAATCATAGTGAAATCACTGTACTCTGACATTGGAGACATACAGGACCGGAAGGACTGACTCTgggacaacatgtctcctccCATGACCTCCACGTACTTTATGGGTCCATCAGTGTTCAGCTGAATCTGCAGGTTTCTGTTGGGGTTCTTGTAACCATCATAGTCCCCCTGTCTCATGCAGCAACTaccgctgcttctgctgctcctgaTGCATTTAACCGCTAAGATGAGAAAAGTCACCAGAGACAGCACAGACACTGAGGCCAGAGAGAGAATCAAATACAGGGTGATTCTCCCAGTTTTCCTGCTGGGCTCGGTCACTTTCTGTCGGAGGTCTAAGATGGGCTCATGGAGACCGTCCTCCAGCTGGATGGACACCGTGACGGTGGAGGACTGGACCGGGTCCCCGTCGTCCTTGATCTCTATAAGCAGCCTCTGAGAGGAGTCGTCCTGCTCGGACACAGCGCGTTTAGTCCTCACCTCCCCTGTGTACAGATTGACAGTGAACAGAGAGGCGTCTGTGGCCTCCGTCACTTTGTAGGAGATCCAGGCGTTATGGCCCGAGTCCGCGTCCACGGCCGTCACCTTGGTGACCAGGTGACCTGCTTTAGCGGAGCGGGGCATCCTCTGATGAGAGAGGGAGCCCAGTATAGCGGAGGAGGGGTAAATAACAGAGGGGGCGTTGTCGTTCTGGTCCAGGATAAAAACATGGACGGTGGTGTTGCTGCTGAGAGACGGAGAGCCCTGATCCTTTGcctgaacctgaatctgaaaCACCTTCAGTTTCTCGTAGTCAAACGAGTGCATGCTGTAGATGCTGCCGTTGTCTGAGTTAATGTAAACATACGAGGAGACAGAAATGTCCTGCACTTTAGAGTCCAGTATAGAGTAAGAGATTTTAGCGTTTTCACCAAAATCCAGGTCAGAGGCTGATACTGAGTACAGTATAGATCCTGGTACCCCATTctcttttaaatacacattatagGAGGGCTGAGAGAATACAGGAGGGTTGTCATTTACATCAGTGATGCTGACTGGAATTATTTTCTTACTGGACAGAGGAGGCGAGCCTGAGTCAGTGGCTGTTATTTCCATATCATAGTGTGAGCAGCTCTCCCTGTCTAAAGtaccactggtaaccagtgcgTAATTATTAGAAAAAGAAGGTTTCAGAGTGAAGGGGAAGCCCTTGGTGAGTTGCAACGTTACTTTGCCATTATCAGCAGAATCAAGATCACGCGCACTGATCAGGGCAACTACTGTGCCGCTTGGTGCGTCCTCGCGCACTGGCTTCGGCTGAGACGTGAGGACTATTTCAGGAGCGTTGTCATTGAAATCAGTAATATCAACCTGCACGCGGCAGTGTCCCTCCATTTCCGGGCTTCCTTTGTCTTTTGCAGTGACATCGATGTCAAACGACTTTACAGTTTCATAGTCTAACTCGCCTTTCAGACTAATTTCCCCCGTTATAGAGTTAATATCAAAGATTGACGACTCAAAATCTGGAGTCCGGGAGCCAAATGAGAATTCGATTTGACCATTCAAACCTTCatctgcatctgttgctttGGGTTTTATCACAACAGCTCCCTTCATACTTTTTTCACCGAGTGTTACTTTATAAacgtttttttcaaacactggaaaattatcatttatatcaagCACGGTTATGGTTATTTGTGACGTTCCTGATCGAACTGGATTCCCTCCGTCTAATGCTGTTAGTAGGATTTTGTGAACAGCTTTCTTTTCTCGATCTAGTGGCTTATCTAAGACAAGTTCCGGAACGGTCTTACCACCCTCAATCTCTTTGATTCTGAGGGAACAACACTCGTTTTTACTAAGAGTATACGATTTGAGTGAATTGCTGCCAACGTCTGGGTCAGTTGCGCGCTCCAAATGAAAGCTAGTGCCAACTGCTGCTGATTCTGCTATTTTTAAAGATAATTCGTTTGAAATGAAACCTGGCGAATTGTCATTAATATCTCGTATTTCAACCTCAATGCGATGCAACTGTAGCGGGTCCTCAATGACCACTTGCAGAGGTAGAACACAGCTGTCGCTTTGTCCACATAAAGCCTCTCTGTCTATTCTGTCATTCACCACGAGCTCGCCCTTCCCCGCATCCACAGTGAAATACTGCTTACCAGCCTCCGAGGCGACTCGCAGTTTACGGTCAAAAATCTCAGACAGTCCCAAACCAAGATCTTTGGCTAGATTTCCTACCACAGAGCCCTGTTTTAGTTCCTCCGGGATGCTGTAACGAGTCTGTGCATCTATTATACTCCACAAGAGAAAGAAGTGATGCCACCAAAGCGCCTGCCATCTCCAGTCTCGGTATCCCATTGTCTTTGTCATCCGTGATTCAGTAAAATGCATCATTTCCAATCCACAGGAACAAAGAACATAAAGTCAAAATCCACATCCCAAGAGCGTGACATATTCCGTTAAAAAGATGGCCGTTTATGGCCAAAAAATGAATTAAGAATTGACATGATTCCCTCGCTTATATTCAACATTTACctacactctctctcccccatt from Limanda limanda chromosome 10, fLimLim1.1, whole genome shotgun sequence carries:
- the LOC133012097 gene encoding protocadherin gamma-C5-like isoform X1, whose protein sequence is MDPGQRTRSRGGRLWSLCLYLAGLSCASAQLSYSVSEELSPGSVVGNIAQDLGLTAQRIDQRRLRVVSDSSTQYFEVKQATGDLVIKQSIDRERMCELSLTCTLHLQIVLDDPLEILRVVVEILDVNDNAPHFPTSNISLEISEAAAPGTRFRLESAHDPDVGTNSLRTYHLAANDFFTLNVETKSDGSKFPELVVDKPLDRETLAKFRLMLTAVDGGQPEKSGSTLMLIKVLDVNDNAPVFDEPVNKVRLLENVALGTLITKLNATDADSGNNGEISFLFSKYTPEGVLRLFSVDSKSGEIRVKGHVDYEKATAYHITVQARDGGSPAMEGSCNVLVDIVDVNDNAPEVTLTSLTSPIREDSASETAIALISARDLDSGVNGEVTLTVQPGLPFKLIPAFGMHYSLITAGNLDRETVPEYTVVIRATDAGSPRLSSQITFVVELSDVNDNAPTFSQDKYSVDIPESNAPSAPIAAVSATDPDLGDNARISYSILPSMVQGSPIASYVYINPDNGHIHSMRSLDHEQLNAFRIEVQARDAGVPPRTANVTVHVFVVDVNDNAPVIVYPSYPKEKGLQLVVPPSAGPGHLINKLVGVDADSGHNAWLFYSIALGPNAGMFRIGPHTGELRTARKWAEEEEGSAYDILVIIQDNGEPPKSCSVNITVTVEEKSTAVDAPASPRHTPFYHRTGMSDITLYLIISLACVSAVSFITFVALMIRCLRHRTPGLDDSCDSCCYDSHRSSRYHQRPSKDLHLQLNSDGPIRYMEVVGGSQDPNTRTYRPCYSTLSSRSDFVFMKTPMLSQNNTLNMTLSRKHLMNSVNEQKPPNNDWRFTQGQRPGPSGATGGPEVAMGTGPWPQPPTEAEQLQALMAAANEVSEATGTLGPGTMGLSTRYSPQFTLQHVPDYRQNVYIPGSTATLTSNPQQQQQQQATAQQAAQQALPPPQGPPQPEPPKAAQTPASKKKSTKKEKK
- the LOC133012097 gene encoding protocadherin gamma-C5-like isoform X2 translates to MDPGQRTRSRGGRLWSLCLYLAGLSCASAQLSYSVSEELSPGSVVGNIAQDLGLTAQRIDQRRLRVVSDSSTQYFEVKQATGDLVIKQSIDRERMCELSLTCTLHLQIVLDDPLEILRVVVEILDVNDNAPHFPTSNISLEISEAAAPGTRFRLESAHDPDVGTNSLRTYHLAANDFFTLNVETKSDGSKFPELVVDKPLDRETLAKFRLMLTAVDGGQPEKSGSTLMLIKVLDVNDNAPVFDEPVNKVRLLENVALGTLITKLNATDADSGNNGEISFLFSKYTPEGVLRLFSVDSKSGEIRVKGHVDYEKATAYHITVQARDGGSPAMEGSCNVLVDIVDVNDNAPEVTLTSLTSPIREDSASETAIALISARDLDSGVNGEVTLTVQPGLPFKLIPAFGMHYSLITAGNLDRETVPEYTVVIRATDAGSPRLSSQITFVVELSDVNDNAPTFSQDKYSVDIPESNAPSAPIAAVSATDPDLGDNARISYSILPSMVQGSPIASYVYINPDNGHIHSMRSLDHEQLNAFRIEVQARDAGVPPRTANVTVHVFVVDVNDNAPVIVYPSYPKEKGLQLVVPPSAGPGHLINKLVGVDADSGHNAWLFYSIALGPNAGMFRIGPHTGELRTARKWAEEEEGSAYDILVIIQDNGEPPKSCSVNITVTVEEKSTAVDAPASPRHTPFYHRTGMSDITLYLIISLACVSAVSFITFVALMIRCLRHRTPGLDDSCDSCCYDSHRSSRYHQRPSKDLHLQLNSDGPIRYMEVVGGSQDPNTRTYRPCYSTLSSRSDFVFMKTPMLSQNNTLNMTLSRKHLMNSVNEQKPPNNDWRFTQGQRPGPSGATGGPEVAMGTGPWPQPPTEAEQLQALMAAANVSEATGTLGPGTMGLSTRYSPQFTLQHVPDYRQNVYIPGSTATLTSNPQQQQQQQATAQQAAQQALPPPQGPPQPEPPKAAQTPASKKKSTKKEKK